The Terriglobales bacterium sequence TCCTCTGTCACCTCGGCAATTCCGTACTCGCGGTCCTGAAAGAACGAACTCGCGAGCAGCGCCGGGCCTCCGGCGAAGCCGCCCGCGCAGGCAAAAAACCGCACTATGACCGCGTCAGCCTGAATATCACCCCGATTGCCCATAATTTCAATTTCCATTCCAAGGAAGAGGTCCCAGATAGGAACACCATCAGCCCCAACTTCCCGCCTAACAAGCAAGACAAACCAGAAGACAAAAAAGAAGCCCAACCAGACCAGGGCAGCCAGAACACCGTCAGCCCCGAATCCGCCGTCAACGCAAAAGCTCAGGCAAAAAATCAGCCACAGAATGAACACAATAAACCACAACCAAACGGCCACTCCGTCGCGGACACGGCCCCGCCTTCCGAGCAGCCGGTCTCCCCTCCGCCGCAAGAAAATCCACCCGTGCAGTACCCTCCTGGTCTGGGGCCTCGTTATCTCTCCGTAGCCACGCCCTGCATGCCGTGGTGGAGAAGGCCGCAATTCAACAACCCCGGCTTCGTGACCGGCACGGTTCCCAAGACAGCAGCCATGCCGGCCCCGCGCTTTAGAGGCACGAGGCGGTAGCAGGCTGTAAGGGTGGAAAAGCATTCCAAGGAATGCAGGGCCAGAAATTTAAAGATTAGATCTTTGAAAATTCGTAAGAGCAGTATCCCGTCGCTAGAGCGATTTGCCTCTGTACGCCTCTGCGTTCCTCCGCGTCCTCTGCGGTGAGCTTTTGTTTTTGGCTAAAAGCTAAGAGCCAAAGGCTAAGGGCTTCTTTTTCGCGACCCAAGCAAGCAGGGGGAGGGGGGCCTCTCCGATTTATTTCTTCCGCTCCCTTGCCAGCAGAGCAGCTTTTCTGTGTGTGCCCCAGCGATATCCGGCCAAGCTTCCATTCTTTTGCACGACCCGGTGGCAGGGCACGACTAAAGATACAGGATTGCTGGCGCAAGCCCTGGCCACGGCGCGAACCGCTTTCTTGTCGCCAACGCTTTCGGCAACCTGGCTGTAGCTGCGGGTTTCGCCGTAGGGGATTTGGCGCAACGCCTCCCACACGCGGCCCTGGAAAGCCGTGGCCTGCACATCAAGCGGGAAATCCAGGCGAACTGCACTGCCTTGTAAATACGCCGCAATTTTGGATGTAACCTGCTGCAGGCCGTTATCATCGTGCGTGATCGTGGCCCCGCTGAATTGCTTCCGCAACTCGTTTTCCAGCTGATCTTCGTCTTCGCCGAATTGAATGCTGCACACGCCTTTATCGGTCAGCGCGACCAGCAGCTTACCCAACTGTGTGCTCATGATGGCAAACCGAATGGCGACTCCGGCGCCTTTACGCTGGTAGGTAGAAGGTGTCATGCCCAGGCGCGCCGGGGCCTTCTCGTAGAGGCGGCTGCTGGATCCGTAACCCGCTTCGTAGATGGCGTCGGTGACCTTGGAGCCACGCAGGAGTGCTGATTTGAACTCTCCTGTTCTGCGTGCCTGCTGGTACTGTTGCGGCGTGATTCCCAGAATCCGCTTGAAAAGCCGTTGCAGATAAAAAGGGCTGAGTCCAATTTTGTTGCCGATTGCAGAAAGAGTGAGGGTGACGTCAATATTTTCGTCAATCAGCCGGCAAGCAGCTTCGATCTTGCGTACCTGCGGGTTGGCCTGGTTGGGCCGGCAACGCTTGCAGGCGCGGTACCCGGCGCGCTCCGCCTCAGCCGGAGTCGCAAAAAACTCTACCAGCTTGCGCTGCGGCCGGCGGCTGGGGCAGGTAGGCCGGCAGAAGATTCCGGTCGAACGCACCGCATACACGAATTTGCCGTCTGCATTTGCATCGCGCGCCAGCACCAGTTGCCACTGTTTTTCCAGATTCATAACTTCACCTCGTGGCCTACTTTAACGGGACACGATGCCAGGCCGCGCTCCGATCATTGCTCTCAAACCAAATATCTTCCTGCTTTTATTTTACAGAGATACGCGATTGCAGATTTCCCGGCAGAACCTCAGGGGCAAAGAATCTGTATGAGAATCAAAGTACAGCGTCGTCCCTTGCGGGACTTCGATTGTTTTCTACTGGTACCCAGCGCTGAAGCGCTGGGCTATAATACGTCACCCCTTCGGGGTTGGAACCGGAGATGCCTGAACTTTCCACGCCTACGCCTGAACTTCCCGCGCCTACACAAGATGAACGTACTATGGGGTTGCTGGCGCATATCCTGGGCATTTTTTCCGGCTTTTTTGGGCCGCTCATCATTTATGTGATCAAACGCGACTCTAAATTTGTGGCTTTTCATGCTCTGCAATCTGTGATTTGGCATCTGCTGTATTGGGTGGGGGCCATGGTTCTCATGCTGCTGCTGGTTATTGTGTTTTTTATACTTGTGGTTACACAAATTGTGCAGCTTTCGCACCAGCATGGGGCGCCGAACCCGCCATTCGCCATTTTCTTCATGTTTCCGGTTATCTGGTTCACAATCGTGGTACTGGGGTTGCTGAACGTGGTGCTGGGGCTGGTTTTCGCTATGAAAGCCAGTGCGGGCGAATGGACCGCATATCCATTGGCGGGCGCCTGGGCGCGCCGCGTTGTGGGAATATAAATCGTGGGCACGGTTTACGCTTTATTGACAGTTGCATTAATAATCTCCTATAGCTGGAATTCATTCAGTCAAGATTCAACTGCAGAAGCTGACGGCATACACTGCTCTGGTCAGCATCAGGAAGATGTGAAACGTACTGGTGAGAATGCCTTGACGCCACATGGTGAGCGATAAATTCTCGGGGTCCTTCGACTCCGTCCGCGCTCCTACGTAGCGCGGACTGCGCTCAGGATGACAGGGATTAGGGGATTAGGACATTTACTAATGGAGCGCCAATAAAAGCGCCAGTTTCGTACAAATACAAAAAACCCGCTCCAGGGATTTTTCCCTAAAGCGGGTCTTCCTCCACGAACCAATTCAATTGGGCTGCCGGTAATTGATGAAACAATCTGCCGGCGATATAGCTGAATGTGCCTAATCCCAATTCTCTTGGTGTCTACACACACTGACGGCGAAAAGCTTGCCCACGGGCGGATATCCCGCGGTGCGCACCGGAGTCGGCCTACCAAACGGTCCGGAGCGCTGAGGGTCAAATTCAACTAGCGGGAAACCGCCAGCAAATCCGAGGCGCAAGTTTGTGCCGTCACGTTAGCCAGACATGCGGAGTCATTAGGTTAGTGATGGCAGGGAGTAGTTCGTTTCAATAGAGGAATGACAGGCACGGCATTGGGTTATAGAAGGTTGTATCCACCGATGGGGGGTGTGGGCAAGATGCCCACACGACAGCCGGCGAGACGCCGGCGCTACTCTAGAAATTCATTCGTAGCATGAACTGGAGCTGGCGTGGAGTGCCAGTCCCAACCGGCCCTTTGTTTACAGTTGAGATGATGGCTCCAAAACCGTTTGGCTGAATTGTGTTACCCGATCCTGCCCCACTCACTACTGAGAAGTCAGATTGCGGAGCAGCAAACTGGGCGCGGTTGAAGAGATTGAATGCCTCGGCCCTGAATTCGAGTCCAACGCGTTCGCTCAGCACAAAGTGCCGTCCAAGGCCCACGTCGGCTTGCCAGATGCCCGGACCGCGCACCACATTGCGAGGCGCATTGCCGAAGGTTCCCGCAGCGGGAATTGCGAATGCAGCGGGATTGATCCATTCTATTATCGTAGAACCACCTGCCGGAGTGAGCGAGACGCCCGGAACCAGATTCGGGCGTTGGTTCTGGGTATTTCCATCGGGTACAGCGGAGCCAGAGCGGCTCAGCGTAACGTTCACCGGCAGGCCGGTACGACCGCCTACGATTGAGGTCACGTTCCAGGCGCCGAACAGCCCACGTAAGATTCCGGGCTGATTTAGATATGTTCTGCCTGAACCAAACGGCAACTCGTAGACGAAATTTGCGTTGAATGTGTGCCGGGCGTCGAAATCACCGCTCGCCCGCTCACATGGGCGGCATTCCGGATCTTGTGGAAAATCGGAGTCTCCACCGCCGAGAGAACCATCATCAATCTCGTGAGACCACAGGTAATTTACAGAGAACAGCAGGCCATGCCTGAAGGAACGCTGCAGGGAAGTCTGCAGAGCCTGGAAGGAGCTGTTGTTTTGGTTGCCGCGAAATTCTACTTGACCGAATCCCGGGAACTGACGTGTACCAGTTGCAGGGTTGATTGTGTTGATGAATGATGTGGTCAGCAAGTGAGTCCCTTTGCTGCCGATGTAAGAGACGGTCGCGACCAACTCCTGCGGCAGCAACTGTTGAACCGAAGCGCCCCACTGGGTGACATACATATCTTTGCGGCGCCGGTCCATGTCACGGGGGGAGACAATGCCCGTGGTGTTGGCCAGGAAAGGAGCAATAGGGAAGTTTAAACTCGGAATTGTCCTGCGCGAGAGGGAAAAGCGCTGTACTTCATTGTTGATAGGAAGGTTTTGATCATCCAATTGGCCATCGCCATGATAGATGCCGAAGCCGCTGCGCAGAACAGTCTTGCCGCCCAGCGTGGCGGGGGCCCAGGCAAAAGCAACGCGCGGATCAACGTCTGCCAGATTGGGCCGGCTGAACTCGGCGCCCGCTCCACAAAAGCCTTGAGCGCCGCAGGTTGCAAAATCAAAAGGGACGGCGCGGTCTAATACCTCATGGAAACGATTCAAGAAGCTGTAGCGCACGCCCAGATTCAGAGTGAAGTTGGGCTTCAATTTATATTCGTCTTCGATGAACCCATAGACTTCCGTCTTGCGCAAACCATTCACAGGCAGAGCAGCCGCGAAGCTGGCGGCATTGACTTGATTGGCAGCGAAAGCATCAGGCGAAAGAAATGAAATCGAACCGCTTGCGGTGTTTCCTTGCTGAAGCTGAATTCGACGGACCTCTACACCCGCCTTGATAACGTGGTTGTCTTTCACCCAGGTGATGTTGTCAATCCATGAAAACGAATTTCCCACGCCGATTCTGGTCTGATTGTTGTTCTGCGCGGTGAAGCCCGGAACCGAAACCGAATAAGGCAATCCATTAAGACCGAGGTTGGTCGCTATCACGGTGCCGCGGTTAAACCCGGCTTTTGCTTCGTTGACTAACGTGGGCGAAAAGATATGCAGCAGTTCGATGACTGCGTTCACCGGCCGCGAGTTCGTGTTCTGGCGGTCACTCAGGCTCCCCAGCGGCACACTGCTGACGGCTTCATCCGTGTTGAAACGCAGGAACGCTGTGGATTTGTCGGTGAAATGCTGGTCGAGGCGTATCATGCCCGAATTTTCGTGGTCCAATTGCTGCCCTTCTCCGGAGAATTGGGCAATCTGCCGGCTTACCTGCGTCTGCCCTTCAGGATAGGCATTGATAATCTGCGCCAGCACGGGAGACTGCGCCACGACTTGGGCGCGAAAAGCGCGGGTCGGGACAAAGCCGGTAAGCGTCTGCCCCAGAGTCTGGCGCAGGCCTTCATAGCTGGCATAGAAAAATGTTTTGTCGCGGAAGATCGCGCCGCCTATGCTGGCTCCAAACTGGTTCAAACGGAACGGCGGCTTGTGGGGATTGCGGTCAAAAGGATTGCGTGCGTCGAAGACGTCGTTGCGCAGGAATTCGAACGCATCGCCGTGAATCTGGTTGCTCCCCGAAGCTGTGGTTACGGCCACCTGTCCACCGGGCGTGCTGCCTGATTCGGCGGTGAACAACATCGATTCAATGCGGAACTCCTGGATTGTATCTGTCGGTATCGCTAAACGAACGAATGGCTGCTGAGCCTGATTGACGATGTTGGTGGCGTCAATGCCGTCAGAGGTGAAATTGTTGTCGTCCAGTCCCCGTCCCGCAAAACGCACGGTGCGTTGGTTGCTGCCGCCGGCATCAATGGCTCCTGGAACCAACGTGGTGAGAGTCGCCCAATTGCGCCCGTTCAAAGGAAGCGCTTCGACCTGCTTTCGTTCAATGCGAGCGCCAAGAGAATTGGCGGTTTGGTCCAATTCGACAGCACTCCCTGAAACCTCCATCTGTTCGCTGGTACCAGCAACCTTCAACGTCACATTCAATGTGCGCGTCTGTCCCACTGCCTGGACGACGTTCTTGATGTTCAATATCTCGAAACCGTAATGAGCGAAGGTCACGGAGTAAGCCCCGACCGGTAGTTCAGGTATGTCATATGAACCGTTTGCGGAAGAGACCGCTTCACGGCGAAGTCCGGTGTCATTCCGCAATGCAGTGATATGGACGTTCGGCAAGGTGCGCCCTGAAGGGTCGGTCACAGTTCCGTTCAATCCAGCGCGGTCTATCTGTCCCTGCGCGAGCGATCCCAGCAGTAAG is a genomic window containing:
- the ada gene encoding bifunctional DNA-binding transcriptional regulator/O6-methylguanine-DNA methyltransferase Ada encodes the protein MNLEKQWQLVLARDANADGKFVYAVRSTGIFCRPTCPSRRPQRKLVEFFATPAEAERAGYRACKRCRPNQANPQVRKIEAACRLIDENIDVTLTLSAIGNKIGLSPFYLQRLFKRILGITPQQYQQARRTGEFKSALLRGSKVTDAIYEAGYGSSSRLYEKAPARLGMTPSTYQRKGAGVAIRFAIMSTQLGKLLVALTDKGVCSIQFGEDEDQLENELRKQFSGATITHDDNGLQQVTSKIAAYLQGSAVRLDFPLDVQATAFQGRVWEALRQIPYGETRSYSQVAESVGDKKAVRAVARACASNPVSLVVPCHRVVQKNGSLAGYRWGTHRKAALLARERKK
- a CDS encoding DUF4870 domain-containing protein produces the protein MPELSTPTPELPAPTQDERTMGLLAHILGIFSGFFGPLIIYVIKRDSKFVAFHALQSVIWHLLYWVGAMVLMLLLVIVFFILVVTQIVQLSHQHGAPNPPFAIFFMFPVIWFTIVVLGLLNVVLGLVFAMKASAGEWTAYPLAGAWARRVVGI
- a CDS encoding carboxypeptidase regulatory-like domain-containing protein, whose translation is MQETKTQPGSQLPEKSNSASYHQAATFLLVLLLGSLAQGQIDRAGLNGTVTDPSGRTLPNVHITALRNDTGLRREAVSSANGSYDIPELPVGAYSVTFAHYGFEILNIKNVVQAVGQTRTLNVTLKVAGTSEQMEVSGSAVELDQTANSLGARIERKQVEALPLNGRNWATLTTLVPGAIDAGGSNQRTVRFAGRGLDDNNFTSDGIDATNIVNQAQQPFVRLAIPTDTIQEFRIESMLFTAESGSTPGGQVAVTTASGSNQIHGDAFEFLRNDVFDARNPFDRNPHKPPFRLNQFGASIGGAIFRDKTFFYASYEGLRQTLGQTLTGFVPTRAFRAQVVAQSPVLAQIINAYPEGQTQVSRQIAQFSGEGQQLDHENSGMIRLDQHFTDKSTAFLRFNTDEAVSSVPLGSLSDRQNTNSRPVNAVIELLHIFSPTLVNEAKAGFNRGTVIATNLGLNGLPYSVSVPGFTAQNNNQTRIGVGNSFSWIDNITWVKDNHVIKAGVEVRRIQLQQGNTASGSISFLSPDAFAANQVNAASFAAALPVNGLRKTEVYGFIEDEYKLKPNFTLNLGVRYSFLNRFHEVLDRAVPFDFATCGAQGFCGAGAEFSRPNLADVDPRVAFAWAPATLGGKTVLRSGFGIYHGDGQLDDQNLPINNEVQRFSLSRRTIPSLNFPIAPFLANTTGIVSPRDMDRRRKDMYVTQWGASVQQLLPQELVATVSYIGSKGTHLLTTSFINTINPATGTRQFPGFGQVEFRGNQNNSSFQALQTSLQRSFRHGLLFSVNYLWSHEIDDGSLGGGDSDFPQDPECRPCERASGDFDARHTFNANFVYELPFGSGRTYLNQPGILRGLFGAWNVTSIVGGRTGLPVNVTLSRSGSAVPDGNTQNQRPNLVPGVSLTPAGGSTIIEWINPAAFAIPAAGTFGNAPRNVVRGPGIWQADVGLGRHFVLSERVGLEFRAEAFNLFNRAQFAAPQSDFSVVSGAGSGNTIQPNGFGAIISTVNKGPVGTGTPRQLQFMLRMNF